One region of Salvia miltiorrhiza cultivar Shanhuang (shh) chromosome 3, IMPLAD_Smil_shh, whole genome shotgun sequence genomic DNA includes:
- the LOC131014496 gene encoding receptor-like serine/threonine-protein kinase At4g25390, giving the protein MSCTNSPDTAKITIMPSRRLLSPPAPAHHPTNHILPPLAGGLTAAFSCLLLLVLCFRRISKKRTAPSASDTDSKKPPLRLSYSLLRRATSNFSPSLRLGQGGFGSVYRAEFKPGYHFVKDSGFTLSHGAVKLMDSGSLQGEREFQNELLFSSKIDCKYVVSVVGFSSSPKKRRMLLVYELMESGSLQDCLFHKKSEELKNWDKRFMIALNIAKGLEYLHHYCDPPIIHGDIKPSNILLDASFNARIGDFGLARFKAEDNVIVEGEVKKEGNLGNGLDDNGSMVEETESVITTSGFEEGNNLHNLAGVDSTPESVIVRVEASPEAVSVVEMSPEMEAAPVVSPRTVAAMASPSDGLEKTSVSEGNFDRFSADSGCERSGWKKKKKKSVSGKDWWWKQDTGADGESGKVKDYVMEWIGNEIKKERPKSDWIGASSSSRVVGKMEKKKKKRRQLDWWVSLDDEKNVKKERRRPAREWWKEEYCEELERKKKKKKKKQAQGSMSDDCYNENWWPRDDELYADGKKKRSRSRSRSRGGSRGSMDWWLDGISGELWKARKNSYDSVSGEIPKSGGVSSTPSMRGTVCYIAPEYGGGADVSEKCDVYSFGVLLLVLIAGRRPLQVTGSPMSEFQRANLLSWARHLARAGKLLDLVDKNIQSFNKEQALLCITVALLCLQKSPTRRPSMKDVVGMLTGDVVSPQLPVEFSPSPPSRYPFKSHKKVR; this is encoded by the coding sequence ATGAGTTGTACTAACTCCCCCGACACCGCCAAAATTACCATCATGCCCTCCCGCCGCCTCCTCTCTCCTCCGGCGCCGGCCCACCACCCGACCAACCACATCCTGCCGCCCCTCGCCGGCGGATTGACGGCGGCTTTTTCGTGCCTCCTCCTCCTGGTCCTCTGCTTCCGCAGAATCAGCAAGAAACGCACCGCCCCTTCCGCCTCCGACACCGACTCCAAGAAACCCCCTCTGCGCCTCTCCTACTCCCTCCTCCGCCGCGCCACTTCCAATTTCTCCCCCTCCCTCCGCCTGGGCCAGGGCGGCTTCGGCTCCGTCTACCGCGCCGAGTTCAAGCCGGGCTACCACTTCGTTAAAGATTCGGGATTTACTCTATCCCATGGCGCTGTCAAGCTCATGGATTCGGGGTCTTTGCAAGGTGAGCGTGAGTTTCAGAATGAATTGCTTTTTTCTTCCAAGATCGACTGTAAATATGTTGTTTCCGTTGTGGGTTTCTCCTCGAGCCCCAAGAAACGTCGGATGCTTTTAGTTTATGAGCTTATGGAGAGCGGTAGCTTGCAAGATTGTCTTTTTCATAAGAAGAGTGAGGAGTTGAAAAATTGGGATAAGAGGTTTATGATTGCTCTTAATATAGCGAAGGGGTTAGAGTATCTCCACCATTATTGCGATCCGCCGATCATTCATGGCGATATTAAGCCCAGTAATATTCTGTTAGATGCTAGTTTTAATGCCAGGATTGGTGATTTTGGGTTAGCGAGGTTCAAGGCCGAGGATAATGTTATTGTGGAAGGTGAGGTGAAGAAGGAGGGCAATTTGGGGAATGGGCTGGATGATAATGGATCCATGGTGGAGGAGACGGAGAGTGTGATCACCACAAGTGGGTTCGAGGAAGGTAATAATCTGCATAATCTGGCTGGTGTTGATAGCACACCTGAAAGTGTGATTGTTAGAGTTGAGGCCTCGCCTGAGGCAGTTTCGGTGGTGGAGATGTCACCGGAGATGGAAGCAGCTCCTGTGGTTTCTCCTAGGACAGTAGCTGCAATGGCTTCACCTTCTGATGGATTGGAAAAGACTAGTGTCTCCGAGGGGAACTTTGATAGGTTTAGCGCTGACAGCGGGTGTGAAAGGAGTGggtggaagaagaagaaaaagaagagcgTTTCAGGGAAAGATTGGTGGTGGAAGCAAGATACGGGAGCGGACGGGGAGTCGGGCAAGGTTAAGGATTATGTGATGGAGTGGATAGGGAATGAGATCAAGAAGGAGAGGCCGAAAAGTGACTGGATTGGGGCATCATCGAGTTCTAGGGTtgtggggaagatggaaaagaagaagaagaaacgaaGGCAGTTAGACTGGTGGGTCTCGTTGGATGATGAAAAGAATGTGAAGAAAGAAAGGAGAAGGCCTGCGAGGGAGTGGTGGAAGGAGGAGTACTGTGAAGAGTTGGAgaggaagaaaaagaagaagaagaagaaacaagCTCAAGGGTCCATGAGTGATGATTGTTATAACGAAAATTGGTGGCCGAGGGATGATGAGCTGTATGCTGATGGAAAGAAGAAAAGGAGCCGGAGCAGGAGTAGAAGCAGGGGTGGTAGTAGGGGAAGCATGGACTGGTGGTTGGATGGTATCAGCGGTGAGCTTTGGAAAGCGAGGAAGAATAGCTACGACTCTGTTAGTGGGGAGATACCCAAGAGTGGTGGTGTTAGTAGCACACCAAGTATGAGAGGAACTGTATGCTACATTGCACCAGAGTATGGCGGTGGTGCTGATGTATCTGAGAAGTGTGACGTCTATAGTTTTGGGGTTCTGTTATTAGTTCTGATCGCTGGACGTAGACCACTTCAGGTGACAGGGTCCCCAATGTCGGAGTTCCAGAGAGCCAATCTGCTGTCATGGGCACGGCATCTTGCTCGTGCTGGGAAGCTTCTTGATTTGGTTGATAAGAATATTCAGTCTTTTAATAAAGAGCAAGCCTTGCTATGCATCACAGTGGCGCTTCTGTGCCTGCAGAAATCACCTACCCGTCGGCCTTCAATGAAAGATGTAGTGGGGATGCTGACTGGAGACGTAGTGTCCCCTCAGCTACCGGTTGAATTTTCACCTTCCCCTCCTTCTCGCTACCCGTTTAAGTCTCACAAGAAGGTCCGGTGA
- the LOC131014498 gene encoding uncharacterized protein LOC131014498 yields MSDNRTWMYARYNDRTAFETGLEFFLEWAFNQTAYTDGQGNIRCPCKKCKNQAYLDVPTVREHVSRRGFVLNYKVWVCHGEAPLSMPREHAIMNEDDGLYNNYERMVHDHAGPSNYQDPPNLEQPPNNDAQQIYNMLDAADTPLYAGCDTYIQLSWMTQFMSIKTESHMSERTYNQMSSMMKAALPEGNNCPEDFYSTKRNLRGLGLPVEKIDCCVNNCMLYWGETSELHSCMFCDQSRYKDSLRASGSRRKKQVPAKQMHYFPLTPRLQRLFASPATAEHMRWHATSTDDGIMRHPADSPAWKHLNSVFPGFADEIRNVRLGLSTDGFAPFAQSGRQYSSWPVIVTPYNLPPWLCMKEQFMFLTVLVPGPSNPKMKLDVFLQPLIHELKSLWEVGVNTYDISLKQNFQMRAALIWTISDFPAYAMLSGWGTAGKLACPHCMENTEAFTLPMSGKQSWFDNHRKFLPPNHVFRRNKTSFLRNKTCNVGPPEQRSGIQILNQIEGLGFVKVTEDFDGRNAQLAKYQDVGWKKKSIFWDLPYWRYLLIRHNLDVMHIEKNVFDNVFNTVLNVKGKTKDTEKSREELNTFCKRKELKKVDGTRGYPKACYTLDREEKKILLQWIKSLKFPDGYVSNISRCVDMNALKMHNMKSHDCHVFMQILLPVAFKELLPKNVWEAITELSFFFRELTSRNVAIYDMRILSEKIAVTLCKLERIFPPSLFDSMEHLPVHLADEARLAGPVQYRWMYPFERYLRTLKNHIKNKAKVEASIANAYLLAEMSTFSSFYFEDQISTKWTTLPRNIEMPVAENDDPLCLAIFKPIGRSLGRGTKRYMDEREWHAAHMYILSNCAEVAETYSKIFKEEKRYANPYMTDAEFEVAFHNEFILWFNHYVCRPCNDELNPYIRSLAAGPLREIETYSGYFVNGYRFHTTDHDRESATVNSGVCIKGSVYGSDRDVLDFYGRL; encoded by the exons atgagtgataatcgtacgtggatgtacgcgagatacaatgatcgtaccgcatttgaaacggggcttgagtttttccttgagtgggcgttcaatcaaacggcgtacacagatggacaaggtaacattaggtgcccgtgtaagaagtgcaagaatcaagcgtatttagatgtacctacggtcagagaacatgttagtaggcgtggatttgtcctgaattacaaagtttgggtttgtcacggggaagcaccgctgtctatgccgagagaacatgctataatgaatgaggatgatggattatacaataactacgaaaggatggtgcatgaccatgctggacctagtaattatcaagatcctccaaatctggagcagccgcccaataatgacgctcaacagatttataacatgttggatgcagcggatactccattgtacgcaggatgtgacacgtacatacaattaagttggatgactcaattcatgagcataaagactgaaagccacatgtcagagaggacttacaatcagatgtcttcgatgatgaaagctgctttaccagagggtaacaactgtccagaagacttctatagtacgaaaagaaatctacgtggtttgggtttgccagtagagaagatcgattgctgtgttaataactgcatgttgtattggggggaaactagtgagctacatagttgtatgttctgtgaccaatcacgatataaggacagcttgcgtgcatctgggagtcgcagaaagaaacaagtgcccgctaaacagatgcactattttcccttgacgccccgattgcagagattgtttgcatctcctgcaactgctgaacatatgcggtggcatgcgacctccacagacgatgggataatgcgccacccggccgactctccggcatggaaacatttgaattcagtctttcctggattcgccgatgagattagaaatgtgagattgggcctctctacagatggttttgccccatttgcacaatcagggcgtcaatattcttcttggccagttattgtcacgccgtataacctgcctccgtggttgtgcatgaaagaacaattcatgttcctcacagtcctcgtgcctggcccatcaaacccaaagatgaagttggacgtattcttacagccattgatacacgagttaaaatctctgtgggaggttggtgtgaacacttacgacatatcgttgaagcaaaatttccagatgcgagcagctctgatatggactatcagtgattttccagcgtacgctatgttgtctgggtggggtacagctgggaaattggcatgtccacattgcatggagaatacagaagcattcactttgccgatgagtggaaaacaatcgtggtttgataatcatcggaagttcttacctcctaaccatgtgtttaggagaaacaaaacttcattcttgaggaataagacatgcaatgttggtccaccagaacaaagatcaggaatacaaatcttgaatcaaatcgaggggttaggcttcgtgaaggttaccgaagacttcgatggcaggaacgctcaactcgccaaatatcaagatgtagggtggaaaaagaaaagcatattttgggatctaccctattggagatatcttttgattcgacataatctggatgtcatgcacattgagaaaaatgtgtttgataacgtgtttaatactgtcctgaatgtgaaggggaagacaaaagatacagaaaaatctagagaagaattgaacaccttctgcaagcggaaagagttgaagaaagtggatggaactcgagggtatccgaaagcatgttatacgcttgacagggaagagaagaagatcttactccaatggatcaagagtcttaagtttcccgatgggtacgtgtcaaatattagtagatgcgttgacatgaacgccctgaagatgcacaacatgaaaagtcacgactgtcacgtgttcatgcaaatccttctgcctgttgcatttaaagaacttcttcctaagaatgtttgggaggcaattacagagttaagtttcttcttcagagaattaacatcccgcaacgtggccatatatgacatgagaatactgagtgagaagatagctgttactctttgcaaacttgagcgtatcttcccgcctagtttatttgattcaatggagcacctaccagttcatttggcagatgaggcacgattggctggtccagtgcaatatcggtggatgtatccttttgaaagatatttgaggacattaaaaaatcatataaaaaacaaagccaaggttgaggcgtccatcgccaatgcatacttacttgcagaaatgtcaaccttctcttcgttttactttgaagatcaaatatctacaaagtggacaactttgcctcgcaatattgagatgcccgttgctgaaaatgatgatcctctttgtctcgccatattcaaacctattgggcgttcacttggccgagggacgaagagatacatggatgagcgcgaatggcatgctgcacacatgtatattttgagcaattgtgcagaggttgcagagacatatagcaa gatcttcaaggaggaaaaacgatatgcaaatccttacatgactgatgcagagtttgaagtcgcgtttcacaacgagtttattctgtggtttaaccattac gtttgtcgtccttgtaacgacgagttgaacccttatattaggtcgcttgcagctggaccattaagggagattgaaacatactccggctatttcgtgaatggctacaggtttcacacaactgatcatgatagagagagtgcgactgtgaacagtggcgtttgcataaaaggttcggtctatggtagtgatagagatgtgctagacttttatgggcgtctgtaa